The following DNA comes from Triticum aestivum cultivar Chinese Spring chromosome 3D, IWGSC CS RefSeq v2.1, whole genome shotgun sequence.
CCGCCTCTTCCCATCCACCCTCCTCGATTTCAAGGCCGGCGGTATTCGCCGCGACAGGGCCGTCGAGGCCGTCACCTCCATCCTCGCCGCCCACCCCACCGAGCCCGTGCGCTCATTCAGCACGTACAGGCTCTCCTTCCGCCGCCAGGACGAGGACGCCGTTGACGGCTGGCTCCGGGATCTGGCCAACCGCGGCATCGAAAAACTCGTCCTCTACTTCAACGAGAAGCGCCAGCAGAAGGTCCCGGAATCCCTCTTCGCCTGCGCGTCCCTGAAGCGCCTCAAGGTGATTAACGGCACCTTCCCTGACGCCACCGAGGCCGCCGCATCCCTCGCCGTCCTCGCCAAGATCGACCTGTCCGACGTCAAGATCTCCGAGGACTCGCTGAACTCCCTGCTCTCGAACTGCAGGGCGCTGGAGCGCCTGAAGATCACTTCCATCAGCAAGTGCGACCGCCTCCATGTCCGGTCTAGGAGCCTCAAGGTCCTGAACACCAGTGGCGACTTCAAGGAGCTCTTCATTGACGACGCTCCCAACCTGGAGCAGGTGCTCGGCTGCTACCTGAACAGCAGGTCGGTCAAAATCATGATCGCGCACGCTCCAAAGCTGGAGTTCTTTGGCTACACCGGCATGAACAACGAGATTGAGTTTGGAAACACCAAGTTCACCAAGTTCAGGGTAAGCTTATATAATTACTAATGAAGCAACCAAAAATTGACCTTCCAATCGCTTCCTGTAAATACTTAATTGACCATTCTAATTGATGCAAATCCAGGAAAAGAATATTCATGCTGAGACCATTATGCCAAGCCTCAAGACACTAGCGGTCGACCTGATGCACACGCCGGACGGACACATCAACGAACATTACATCAACTGGTTTATGCAGCTGATCAAGGTGTTCCCTTGCTTGGAGACGATCTACATCAAGGTAAATTGTTCTGACTGGTCACTGAATTGTTTATATCAGATATCTACTCCATGTTGTCCCTTGCAATGATAGACCACGCATGTTTGCCCAAATTCGCATTGGTGGATCCTGTTCCTGATTGAAATTTTTGTAACAGTCGGACTCTTGGTCCGAGGCTCGTGACAGCTCCCCGGGGTCGTGGGACGTCCTAGCATCCGTTCCTTGCATGGACAACCACCTCGAGAAGGTGGTGTTCGAAGTTTACCGAGGACAGGAATGGCAGAGGGACATGGCCAAGTTCCTTCACGGGAGGAGCAGGTTCCTCAAGACCATGGAGTTCCACTGCATGGACGATACTTCAAGAGAGGATTATGGCAGGGCTCCTACTGAAGAATGGGTGAGGAAGCAGCAGGAGCTCTTGTGCCTCGACAGCCGGGCCTCGAGAGATGCTCGTTTCCTCTTTTTCAAGAGTCAGCTGGTGGTCAACCATCATGAGTTCAGCCATAACGAGTCGTACCAGAGGGGTTATTATCGTGACATGTATAACCTTTAATAAGGAGTCTGTTATCTGCATAGAGTTGGCACACTTGAGTTACATTCTTCATTGTGGTTTTCTTATAGCGACTTTATTGTGAAAATTGAGAATTCAAGATAGACGGTGTTTCTTGTTGTCAAatgtggctgaagcatagggagttGGCCTTCTTATTAAAATTTAGGATTGCCTATAGCGCAGTTGCCTGGTATATTTTCTAAGGGTGCGGTCAATTTGGCTCGTCGCTTTCTTCAACCTCAACCCACCATAGCTCCGCGTCTGCCATGGCCGCCTCTCACTAGCTCTAGGCTCGAGTGAGCATGAATCATGAGGAAATTGCTGGAAAATTGACTGTGATTCAAGCAAATCTGGGCTACAGAAAATCTGCATAAAATTGTATACAGGGCCCTCAGATATCATCAGCTTGGACATGGAGTAGAACTTTCTGAATCATTTGTCACACCCGGTTGTCAAACCCGGTGGTGCTTTATTCATTATTTTCCAAGTACTGATTTGCTATGAACTTGCAACTTGCAAGCGTGTACAAACTTAACAGTTGGTGCAACAAATCGCCCCGGATTTCACAGTGACATGTTTCAGGTCGTAGCAAGGTTTTGGTTACCAgtcgaaatttcaagatttcccatggttaccgtgtatttccgtgcccctcggtaaatccacataccgagcaaaaaataccattatttttgaaaattttgaattttaacGCTCGATTTGTAGTAAAGTGCCTAGGATCTAATTAATGCAAGGAGAGTTGATTCTGACGTGTTCATAgcaacctagttcctgttttgaCAGGTCTTTGGTTTGAATGTTCGTTCATTcatttatttgaattcaaaattcaactataaaattcgttcgaaatattctcggtatttctcggtatttcccggtaaccgtggtaaccacatTTATCAGTCACCCTCGGTAAAAttgcctcattcggtaaccaaaagCTTGGGTCGTAGTGATAGCAGTTGGGTAAACATTTGATCTTCAGACACTCTCTTCAAAGAATCG
Coding sequences within:
- the LOC123074729 gene encoding FBD-associated F-box protein At4g10400, translated to MAAAVGDDLFLDRLSDLPDIILVTILSRLDMDEAARCSILSSRWRRLFPSTLLDFKAGGIRRDRAVEAVTSILAAHPTEPVRSFSTYRLSFRRQDEDAVDGWLRDLANRGIEKLVLYFNEKRQQKVPESLFACASLKRLKVINGTFPDATEAAASLAVLAKIDLSDVKISEDSLNSLLSNCRALERLKITSISKCDRLHVRSRSLKVLNTSGDFKELFIDDAPNLEQVLGCYLNSRSVKIMIAHAPKLEFFGYTGMNNEIEFGNTKFTKFREKNIHAETIMPSLKTLAVDLMHTPDGHINEHYINWFMQLIKVFPCLETIYIKSDSWSEARDSSPGSWDVLASVPCMDNHLEKVVFEVYRGQEWQRDMAKFLHGRSRFLKTMEFHCMDDTSREDYGRAPTEEWVRKQQELLCLDSRASRDARFLFFKSQLVVNHHEFSHNESYQRGYYRDMYNL